GTCCGTCCCTCCTCAGCACCATCTCGCTCGTGTTCCTGGCGTTCATGAGCTTCATGAACGCCACATACGTCATCGAGACTATGGCGTGCGCCAACGCCGTGTACAAGTGGAAGTTGCTGCAGTCTATTAAGAGGGATAGTGTAAGTCTTAGAATAAATTGTTGTTTTTAGGGAtccatacctcaaaaggaaaaacggaacccttatgtgtaggatcactttgttgccCGTCCGTCCGCTTGGCTGTCAAGCCCCTTTAACCCGGGAATGCGTGgaggtatcgagttgaaattaaaaccataaAAGTGCCCACAGCTGTCTAAATTTTTATAAGCCATTGGGAATCGACTTCTATGGACGCTCACCACTGACATATGTTTATGCATTTAATTGCAGGTACAGGAGCATGAAGGCCACGATTCAGACGAGCCAACAAACGATATGGAGGAGCCGCTCGTCTGTGCTTCCGTGCCTTCTCGATACTACAGCCTAGACAGGCGCGTCGAGCTCGGCGAGATGGCCAACTTGTTCCTGAGCCGCACCGGCAGAACCCTGTTCTACTGCACCCTCTGCGTATACCTGTTCGGCGACCTGTCTATATACTCGGCGGCTGTGGCGAAATCGGTCATGGATGTTGTTTGGTGAgtgtttaaattaaaaaaaacaaatgaagaGTAGTAGTGCTAACAAACAATATGGAGCAACCGCCTGTCTGTGCTTCCGTGCCTTCTCGATACTACAGCCTAGACAGGCGCGTCGAGCTCGGCGAGATGGCCAACTTGTTCCTGAGCCGCACCGGCAGAACCCTGTTCTACTGCACCCTCTGTGTGTACCTGTTCGGCGCCCTGTCTATATACTCGGCGGCTGTGGCGAAATCGGTCATGGATGTTGTTTGGTgagtatttaaattaaaaaaaaaacaaatgaagaGTAGTTGCAGTGGGGCCAAACTATATGGTGCAACCTCTCGTCTGTGCTTCCGTGCCTTCTCGATACTACAGCCTCGACAGGCGCGTCGAGCTTGGCGAGATGGCCAACTTGTTCCTGAGCCGCACCGGCAGAACCCTGTTCTACTGCACCCTCTGTGTGTACCTGTTCGGCGACCTGTCTATATACTCGGCGGCTGTGGCGAAATCGGTCATGGATGTTGTTTGGTgagtatttaaattaaaaaaaaaaacaaatgaagaGTAGTTGTAGTGGGGCCAAACTATATGGTGCAACCTCTCGTCTGTGCTTCCGTGCCTTCTCTATactacacctaaatttcgttttttttggcattagaaataaggtaatcCGTGCAAATGGAAATCCGttctgagagccctatgtccctgatgagggataacaggatatcatcatcatcatcagaaataaggtaaacaatcttgaaattgaaaaacacgttttaaaaataagtcacggcaaataggtatataacaattatgaatctaatacgatcatttatattcttctgctttcataagtaatggttactggtttttaaaaagcgttttgcaattaaaagacatgtcaagatcgcttaccttctttctaatgcaaaaaaaaacgaactttggTACAGCTTAGATCGACGCGTCAAGCTCGGCGAGATGGCCAACCAGACATAGAATTGATGGCTATAATAATTGCttaattttttactcaattGACTAATTAAAAAACGAGTTTAAAAGAGACGAGTATCTAGATTGTTCTGGTTTTAACTCGCAACTTATCTAATTGTAGTGTGTTTagtatgttttatatttatgaaaCATTATTAATCATAACACAGTATAATTATTGAAGCCAGCAATTTAATGGAAATAACTAACCATGAAGGCATGCACCATAATAAATCAGTCTGGTAGACGCATGTAGATAACAAATATTGACACAAGTGCCGATAATAtacttcttattttattttatatatacctagtgaaatgttttttttttatcgcaaCAAGATATAAAAATTACAACTTGTGTTATATGACGGCATGGCAAGATACTTTCGAAATAATGCAGTTTGAAAAtgtctaataataataacatttttcttTTAGTAAAAGATTAAAACTCTTTCACAGTAGCAACGATACGTCCGGGCTCATTTAGATGGTgcaagaactcgcatgcgagtttcattacattgcgggttttgattggtcggttgaattggacataACCGAcaatccgcaatgtaactaaaattgcatgcgagttcgcgcgccgtcttaATCAGCCCTACCTATGTGTTTACATTTGTGTTTGTTAGGATGGTATTGCATCGATTCATTATCTTGATGTGTACTTAGcgtcacattttgcttaacgCAGATGCAATGATGAATGAAATAACGAGAgatgcaatgcacattggacaaagaaattggacaggtggtaTTCCACCCTTAGAAAGTAACAAAAGTTAGCTAAATTTTATGAATACGGGGGTATATCAGTATAACGTTTGTCCACAGTTCATCCGTCCCCGCAAACCTGACGAACACCTCCGACTGGGACGCGCTGCCGTGTTTCAACAGCACCAGCCCTGAACCATACACGCGGCTGGCCTGCTACAGGACCGCTCTGCTCTCCTTCACCGCCGCCATTGGCCCGTTCGTCTTCTTCAACATGCAGAAGACCAAGTATCTGCAGCTGTTCACCACTGGCATGAGGTGGTTAGGTAAGTACTTTCATTCTGAGAAGCTTATAAGAATATTATGTCATATACCATACGTAGGTACAgccagcgtcgtatagtaggtagcatccaaaatattcaaatagttcgATACGCGATAcaaattatatggtgtaccgaactactTGAATACTTTgcatgctacctactatatgacgctgactgtacaccgTAAAGAAATAAATAGTACCTAACCTAGAAAATTGTGGCCGAGGCCGGATTCGAGACGACGAAATACGGCTTTCTCGGATAAAGCATTTACCTTATGTGCGCACTTAGAATGTGGTCAAAGGCCCCAAGCAGATTTACACATCTTTAAATTCTTTGAcaataaaaaacacattttcttCTGCTACATAAAGTTAAATATCGTAGGTACCACATtgcatttttcttttgattgacagTACAATAACTACAACATACGATTTTTTCCAAAGTAGCAACAATATCtaccaaagtatttttaatAGCGTGTGCCTTTTCTTTTAGTCCAGATcggccaaaggaaatctctgtAAAAACTAATTTTTTACAGCATTCACCATAATGATATCGTTCGCGATCCACCTGCTGCTGCACTCGGGCGCGCAGGGCCACCCGCCGGCCTTCGACTTCAGCGGCATGCCGACTCTCTTCGGCGCCTGCGTCTATTCCTTCATGTGCCACCACTCCCTACCCGGCCTGATCTCCCCCATCAGAGGCAAACAACGCCTCGGCTTACACATAGCTCTAGACTACGCTCTTATAAGCGCCTTCTATCTACTCCTAGCCTTCACTGGAGCCTTCGCGTTCGCACATTTAAACGATCTATACACCTTAAACTTCATACCCACGGGCGAAGACAATCTATTCGTTAAAATAATTGAGTATTTCTTAGCTTTATTCCCCGTGTTCACATTGTCTACCAGTTATCCGATAATAGCTATCACTTTGAGGAACAACTTGCAAAGTATGTTTCTTGATATGACTCGTTTGGAGTCCTATAATTTTGTTTTACGTAAATTATTGTTTCCTATAGTGGCAGTCGCGCCGCCGCTGGTAGTTACATACTTCTTAGAAGATATAGGTGTCCTTATTGAGTTTACAGGGTCTTATGCAGGTACTGGTATTCAGTATTTAATTCCTACATTTTTAGTATTGTCCGCGCGTCGGCATTGCACTAATCTATTAGGTTTAGGGGTCGCGAATCAGTACAAAAGCCCGTTTTCAAGCCAAGCTTGGGCATTATTTGTGTTGGCGTGGGCTGTCATGTGTGTAATATTGGTATCGGTAAACATTGTCGAAAAGAATTCATGACCGTATAGGCTTGTAGTATAACTGCTACAGACAAATGAACTGTAATAGACTaacccctttattcataaacgtctgctaaagttgacaagccgataataatcgtttgtccctttccgacgtattggtatgatggaacgacgccaaacgattattatcggcttgtcagctttagtagacgtttaagAATAAGGGGATAACAATGTGGAGTGATATGGCGTCAGCTTTTAAAAGCACTCTTACCCGAGGCTCGAGGGTTATGGTACGCACGCTAGACGCTAACGCCGGCCGATATGCATTTATGTTAACCAATGTATGCCGTTTTGCATCAGCGTTGAGCGTGCGTTTCGTGACAGAGGCATTACGCTATGTCGCTTAACTCTTTGCATCTTTTAACATTCATTTGTTTATGGCATGTTGAAATAATAGTATTAAAAGATGTATTATTACATATTGTTGTTATTGCGCAAAGATAATAATCGTGTAACGTAAGATTTGGTAATTAACTaaagaataaaataagtatattaGGGTGgtttccacctgtccaatttctttgtccaatgtgtattttgtctcgcATTTTTCTTAATGAGAAAGTGAGACAcactgacattggaccaagatattggacagatggaataccacccttagcgcTGTGGCAACACCGCTATGTTCGTCACAACCAATGATGTATGGAAACGCGGCAGCCAACCAGAAAGCGCGATGCTAGCGCCAGAGTTTCGGACATACGACACATCGTTAGGAAGCGCGGCGCGggtatctctctctctctctctctctattcTACCAGCATACTTAACGCGCGTGTCAATGACAAGAGCCTAGATAtttatatgtcgcagtaagatagatatatccGTTATATAgctataaccctagggatataattatatgacgtaacatagttatacgaaagcgattcattactatcttactaggtatataactataatacggctttagtgatatagttatattactggattaagtttagtgaaataattgtaagtaggagtgcagcggtgcggcggaggtatagttatatccctagggatatagttatatggttatatagtacgtaactacgtattataatcatattcctagtaagatagtaattgtaggtattaggagtgcggcagtgcggcggaggtttagttatatccctagggatatagttatatgtcgtattataatcatattcctagtaagataactattatatatattttcatgctgctatttttaagggtttatgaggcattgcgatcgattcacgaaagctggcgcgagatttgacagaatttcaatgaaaatagctgtcactcagtagaaatctcgcgccagctttcgtgaatcgacctgtacttttacgtaatattgctaaaaagtattatacggcatataactatatccctagggatataactatacctccgccgcaccgctgcactcctacctacaattatttcactaaacttaatccagtaatataactatatcactatatatgtcgcagtaagatagataaagccgttatatagttataaccctagggatataattatatgacgtaacatagttatatgaaagcgtttcagtactatcttactaggtatataactataatacggctttagtttagtgatatagttatattactggattaagtttagtgaaataattgtaggtacctaggagtgcgacggtgcggcggaggtatagttatatccctagggatatagttatatgccgtataatacattcacgaaagctggcgcgagatttctactgagtgacagctattttcattgaaattctgtcaaatctcgcgccagctttcgtgaatcgatcgcaatgcctcataaacccttaaaaataccagcatgaaaatatatataatagttatcttagggatatgattataatacggcgtataactatatccctagggatataactaaccCTCCGCCacactgccgcactcctaatacctacaattactatcttactaggaatatgattataatacgtagttacgtactatacggcatataactatatccctagggatataactatacctccgccgcaccactgcactcctacttacaattatttcactaaacttaatccagtaatataaactaaagccgtattatagttatatacctagtaagatagtaatgaatcgctttcgtataactatgttacgtcatataattatatccctagggttataactatataacggctatatctatcttactgcgacatatacataaTGTTATATTAAAGACCATTAAAATGGTAATTTAATTTGAAagtgcttttatttaaatagctcAAAAGCGCTTACAGAgtacaataattatttatttagcttTAGTTGTATCATAGTTTTGTAATCAACTAAGCGTGCTATTTAAGGTTTCACTACATTTGGTGTAGTTAATGATTTTCTATGTCGGCTATGTCGGCTTGAAGTTGAATGCTTGAAGTCTTCCGATTGAATGTCTTcatgtgtttttgtattattttacttaATACTGCCAAAGTTGATgcgagtcgcttaacttcaaactcgggtaaatccaacTGCGAGATTTTGCTATTATGGTTAAactaatagggtagatatttccTAAGAGCGTCGAATGGATTTAtacgagtttgaagttaagcgacgcATGTAATgtaactaagaattttatataatttctaaCTCTGTAAAATGTTAACTAACGATCAATTAACCTGGTCAATAAAGATATTTAATAGTATTGCCACCCTATGAGGTACAGATCATTACGGCCCGAATCTGGTATTTCCTAGATTCAATGGGCATTAGTAATGAATGAACTTAGGGCTGTCACAATAGATCAGTGCTTGGTCGACGTGGCActcaaattttaataaataagatttttaatacatttaccTAACATATTaggatattataataataataaatattataattgtgtTCCTGTGATAGAGCAACCATTGTATTTGTGTTAAAAAGATggagatttattttattgaagataaaactataattatgattatgatgtattaataaacttatttttttgtgtgaaataagttttattttttaacactttaaaaccaggaggttatcaattcgaccGTATTTTTTTCAGCATGGGCTCAGTGGCCTCAGTGACACTGCTAATAGGGCTCCCCTAAATAGAGGTATATTTATAGTAGATACTATCATATGGCAAATATATTAAGAAAAACACCAAAAAAGGTTgaagaattattttatttatcatcaCCATTATACATAGTTGTCACTTACTGCGTACACAAGCGACAGAAGCCTTCCATAGCTCAATTGACTTTGGCATGAAACAGTTTTGTGCGGCACCGGCTTCGAGACCACATTTCAACACAGATTTAACCAGATTATCAATACTTCGCAGAACACCAAATTACCAGTCACAGACTGGTATTacaaatcaaatttaattttacagaAACTTTCTTCGAAATTTGGCATCTGGTGCTGTAAGAGAAGGAAAGGTCCCTATTACAATATTGGACGAAATAAAACTACTGAAATTGAACCGACTGGAAATCTTAAGGTCTCGAAACAATACTATTAGCTTAGACTCACTTGTGGACAGcactattataatttaatttgcatACGTATGAACTACACATTAATACACGGCGTGACGGTGTACGCCTACAGGACTGCCGCCCGCGAGAAATAACTATTGTGAGCCGGATACGGTCCCGCTACGTGGAAACGTTCAATACATTTGGTAACAGGAAAGCGGCCGATCGATTTAATTAACTAAACACATGTCCGTAACAAGTGCCATCCTAAAATATACGTTGGTAccgaattataagacaaacatGCGCcttgattaaaataataattctcgctatataaaataaaaataagaaattacaataacataaaaaaacaggAGATTAAACACGCCACGAAACATCACATGTTCACAAAATAACATTTGCCGAGATACACAAGTTACAAAATTCATACATCCATCCTTATAACAGGTTGTAACAGTTGCCAAAACTCGACAACGACTCGGCTTTCCGAGAGGTTTGTTTTAAATAATCTAAAAATATATGTCTTTATAGAATTTATAACATGCTGCAAAATTATAACAGCACAAGCGTTATCGcaagaaaattttaataaacattaatCTATTGTAACATTATAGGATGACGCATGAAAAGTAGAGATTACTTTAACAAatcatttataataatttatcaaTTATTAAATCTAACAATGATTTAGGTATTTCGCATAAGATCGAACATTCATTTAGAATTTGATTGAATAATAAGACGGCCCCCGTGGCGTCATATTAAACCAGTAATACGAAGGACGGAGCCGCCGGCATGCATAATACTAACGCGACCACACCTCGCACAGATTCATCATAATAATTCAAAAGTGAAATAAAACGAGATAAACAATACAACTACCGCCGGTTCGGACTAAAATATTCCTATAGTCGAAAAAGTACATCACAATAAATACTATTAACTACATCAATTTGAGAGGCCCGAGCGCGTCCGGCGTATTTTTTTGCATTCGTACACGTACGAGCGCGTATAAACAACATTTTAAGTACTAATCGCTATCTAGGCGTGCGTTACTCGGGCTATAACTCTAAAGCGATGTCGTTGCGACGCAGCGCGGCGCGGAACGATTCGAGGGAGGATTTTAATGTGAGGCAGAAGCCGCGGGAGGCGGGCACTAGGGGGAAGTCGGGGGGAGGGATGTCGGCCGCGCCGTTGGAGAGCTCCACCCAGCTCTCGAGGCGGCGGCACAGCGAGGCGGCGTGCGCGCGCAGG
The sequence above is a segment of the Cydia fagiglandana chromosome 9, ilCydFagi1.1, whole genome shotgun sequence genome. Coding sequences within it:
- the LOC134667368 gene encoding transmembrane protein 104 homolog, with amino-acid sequence MPRRFWGIRRLLRMPLAEAGDQYSIWVGLIYVFNLIVGTGALTLPAAFARAGWGLSTISLVFLAFMSFMNATYVIETMACANAVYKWKLLQSIKRDSVQEHEGHDSDEPTNDMEEPLVCASVPSRYYSLDRRVELGEMANLFLSRTGRTLFYCTLCVYLFGDLSIYSAAVAKSVMDVVCSSVPANLTNTSDWDALPCFNSTSPEPYTRLACYRTALLSFTAAIGPFVFFNMQKTKYLQLFTTGMRWLAFTIMISFAIHLLLHSGAQGHPPAFDFSGMPTLFGACVYSFMCHHSLPGLISPIRGKQRLGLHIALDYALISAFYLLLAFTGAFAFAHLNDLYTLNFIPTGEDNLFVKIIEYFLALFPVFTLSTSYPIIAITLRNNLQSMFLDMTRLESYNFVLRKLLFPIVAVAPPLVVTYFLEDIGVLIEFTGSYAGTGIQYLIPTFLVLSARRHCTNLLGLGVANQYKSPFSSQAWALFVLAWAVMCVILVSVNIVEKNS